The nucleotide sequence ATGCGGTGGATATTACCATTGGTTATCGGCATGCCAATTTTTGCTTTTTTATTTCGACCGATCGTCCTTAGGCTCTGTCCTCGAAGGCCGCCGCATACCGGGCGGCCACTTCGGGGACTCTTCACATGACGCAGGACACCAGCACGGCCTTGCTCGCGGCGCTTCGCGAGCATGAGCCGCAATTCATCACGATTCGCCACGACATTCACGCGCATCCCGAACTGGGATTCGAGGAGTCGCGCACCGCGCGCGTCGTCGCGCAAAAGCTCGCGCAGTGGGGCTATGACGTCACGACCGGGATTGGCGGCACGGGCGTCGTGGGGTGCTTGAAGCGTGGCAGCGGCACGCGTGCGATCGGCCTGCGCGCCGACATGGATGCGCTGCCGATTCAGGAGACCACGGGCCTGCCCTACGCGAGCACCGTCGCACAGACGATGCACGCGTGCGGCCACGACGGCCACACGGCCACGCTGCTCGCGGCGGCCCACCACCTCGCAACGCAAGGCGACTTCGACGGCACGCTCAACGTGATCTTCCAACCCGCCGAGGAAGGCCTCGGCGGTGCCTCGCGCATGATCGCCGAGGGGCTGTTCGAGCGCTTCCCGTGCGATCAGGTGTTCGCGCTCCACAACGCGCCGGGCCTGCCCGTGGGCCACTTCGCGGTGCGCCACGGCTGCATGCTGGCCTCTTCCGACACGGTGACGATTACCGTGACCGGGCGCGGCGCGCACGGCGCGATGCCGCAGCAAGGGTGCGATCCGATCGTTGCGGCCGCAAGCATCGTGATGGCGCTGCAGACCATCGTTTCGCGCAACGTGGAGCCCACGCGTGCGGCCGTGGTCACGGTGGGCGCGATTCATTCCGGCAAGGCCGGCAACGTGATCCCCGAAAGCGCGACGCTGCAGCTGTCCGTGCGTGCGCTCGACAGCGAAACGCGCGACATGCTCGAAGCGCGCATCCGCGCCATCGCGGAGCACCAGGCGCAGTCGTTTGGCGCGACGGCCAGCGTCGACTATCGCGCGATCTCGCGGCCGCTCGTGAACGAGCGCAACGCCACCGAGCATGCGATCGACGCCATCGAGGCGATCGTCGGCAAGGGAGGCCTCACGATGATGCCCGACGCCGTCATGGGCAGCGAAGACTTCTCGTGGATGACCGAGAAGCTGCCCGGTTGCTATGTACTGCTTGGCAACGGCGTGGGAAGCGTGGGCGGTTGCAGCGTCCACAACCCGGGCTACGACTTCAACGACGCCGCGCTCGTATGGGGAGCTGCGTGGTTCGTCACCCTCGCCGAGCGCTATCTGCGCGACGTTTGACCGAGGCGTTTTCCGGCGGCTTTGCGCACCCGCTTCTCGCCCGCGCGCGCCGCCCTTCCCCGCAGTTTCTGACCAACCTAAAGAGCTTATAAATGTCAGCAAGCAGCATCACGCCTTATCCGCGCCGGGGTGCCGGTCTTTCGCGCATGGCCCGAGCCGCGCGGCTAGCCGCCTGCGCCGCCGCACTCGGCGGCGCTTCGCACGCGGCGCTCGCACAGGCATCGAACCTGTTCCTAGAAGACTATTTCCAGGGCGTGCCATACGCGGTGAGCAGCGCCTACACGCCGGGCATTTATCTATATGGCGTGGTGGACCAGTCGGTGGGCTTCACCAAGGGCGCGCAAACGTCCTGGGTGCAGCAAAGCAGCGGCGAATGGACGTCGAAGTTCGGCCTCTACGGCGTGGAAGACCTGGGCGGCGGTTACCGGGCGCGCTTTGCCCTCGAGAGCGGCTTCAATGCCGCGAACGGCCAGCTCGGCAGCACGAATACGCTGTTCAACCGCGAAGCCTGGGTTGCCCTCGGCTCGTCGAGGACCGGCGAGCTCAAGCTCGGCCTGCAGGACGATGTCGGCGTGCCGCTCTTCATCGACGTGTTCGGCCAGGTGGGCACGGTCTCGACGGTGGCCTACCTCACGGCATGGGTCTACGATCTCGGCCCCGGCGCGAGCTATCAGGCAAGCCGGCTTTCGAACGCGATCAGCTATTCCTCACCGTGGTTCGGGCCGCTCAACGCGCAGTTCGCGCTTGCGCTGCACGACCCCAGCACGAACTCGCCGACCATCACGACGAAGTCCGTCGCCCTCAACTACTTCGACGGTCATCTGTTCGGTGCGCTGAGCTATATCGGCAACTATGGCCTCAACGCGCTCACGACTTCGCAATACGTGCGCACCGACAACTTCGCCGCGGGCCTGCTCTACGACGCCGGGCACTACGTGGTCTCGGCGGGCTATAGCTTCCTCGCGCCGCGTCTGGCCGGCGACCGCGTGGCCTCGCTCTATACGCTCGGTGGCCTTTACCGATATCAGCAGCGCAACGACTTCCGCGTGGAACTGGCGTATCGCACCGTGGCCGGGGTTAGCTCGAATTCGTACGGCATTACGCTCGGCTACGACTACAACCTCTCCAAACGCACGGCGCTCTATGTGCGCGGCGCGCTCATCCACAACACGGGCGAGACGCCGACGTACGGCCGCTATCCGTCGCAGCAGCCGACCGTGGACAACATCAACAACAGCTATACCGGCGCGGACGGCACGACACAAACGTACCAGTCGCCGCACGTCGTGCTCGTGGGCATGTATCACAAGTTCTAAGGGCCGCAGGCTACATAAATACAGGAGAGAAGACATGAATAACCGAACCATGCTGCGCTACGCGGCCGCAGTCTATTTCGCCGTCGCGGGCGTGAGCAGCTGGGCCCAGGGCGGCAGCGAAGCGAGTGCGGCACAAATCGCGCCTGCCGCACCC is from Paraburkholderia flagellata and encodes:
- a CDS encoding porin, whose product is MSASSITPYPRRGAGLSRMARAARLAACAAALGGASHAALAQASNLFLEDYFQGVPYAVSSAYTPGIYLYGVVDQSVGFTKGAQTSWVQQSSGEWTSKFGLYGVEDLGGGYRARFALESGFNAANGQLGSTNTLFNREAWVALGSSRTGELKLGLQDDVGVPLFIDVFGQVGTVSTVAYLTAWVYDLGPGASYQASRLSNAISYSSPWFGPLNAQFALALHDPSTNSPTITTKSVALNYFDGHLFGALSYIGNYGLNALTTSQYVRTDNFAAGLLYDAGHYVVSAGYSFLAPRLAGDRVASLYTLGGLYRYQQRNDFRVELAYRTVAGVSSNSYGITLGYDYNLSKRTALYVRGALIHNTGETPTYGRYPSQQPTVDNINNSYTGADGTTQTYQSPHVVLVGMYHKF
- a CDS encoding M20 aminoacylase family protein codes for the protein MTQDTSTALLAALREHEPQFITIRHDIHAHPELGFEESRTARVVAQKLAQWGYDVTTGIGGTGVVGCLKRGSGTRAIGLRADMDALPIQETTGLPYASTVAQTMHACGHDGHTATLLAAAHHLATQGDFDGTLNVIFQPAEEGLGGASRMIAEGLFERFPCDQVFALHNAPGLPVGHFAVRHGCMLASSDTVTITVTGRGAHGAMPQQGCDPIVAAASIVMALQTIVSRNVEPTRAAVVTVGAIHSGKAGNVIPESATLQLSVRALDSETRDMLEARIRAIAEHQAQSFGATASVDYRAISRPLVNERNATEHAIDAIEAIVGKGGLTMMPDAVMGSEDFSWMTEKLPGCYVLLGNGVGSVGGCSVHNPGYDFNDAALVWGAAWFVTLAERYLRDV